The following coding sequences lie in one Streptomyces sp. NBC_00510 genomic window:
- a CDS encoding MFS transporter codes for MPLRAQLSPAAATTGAAPDHRSRGLALAVLCAGMLMIILDGSIVTVALPAIQHDLHFSPADLTWTVNGYMIAFGGLLLLSGRLGDLLGRKRMFIAGLAVFTGASLLCGLATGQAVLIGARFLQGIGGAMTSAVSLGLLVTLFPEPRERGRAIGAFSFVGAAGASIGQVLGGVLTQAAGWHWIFFINLPIGLAAALLAARVLEPDPARPPARGADALGALLVTTGLMTGVYTIVQTGGHGWASARTLGLAALAAALLGSFVVRQATAASPLLPLRMFRSREVSGANLVQVLMISALFGFQILMALYLQNVRGYGAAATGLAMLPAALSIGTVSLLLSARLSARFGERRVLLTGLALLVVALGLLTRLPVHAGYAADLLPTMLLAAGFGLAVSALTVLGMSGAGPEDAGVASGLFNTTQQVGGALGVAVLSTLAGSRTHALVADGHDAASALTAGFRLAFGTGAALLAAAFVLALVILRPRRERDVPPPA; via the coding sequence ATGCCCTTACGCGCACAGCTCTCGCCCGCGGCGGCGACCACGGGAGCCGCCCCCGACCACCGATCCCGCGGACTGGCCCTCGCGGTCCTGTGCGCCGGGATGCTGATGATCATCCTGGACGGCAGCATCGTCACCGTGGCACTGCCCGCCATCCAGCATGACCTGCACTTCTCCCCCGCCGACCTGACCTGGACCGTCAACGGCTACATGATCGCCTTCGGCGGGCTGCTCCTGCTGTCCGGCCGGCTCGGCGACCTCCTCGGGCGCAAGCGGATGTTCATCGCCGGACTGGCCGTCTTCACCGGGGCCTCGCTCCTGTGCGGCCTCGCCACCGGGCAGGCCGTGCTCATCGGCGCCCGCTTCCTCCAGGGCATCGGCGGCGCGATGACCTCAGCCGTCAGCCTCGGCCTGCTCGTCACGCTCTTCCCCGAACCCCGTGAACGCGGCCGGGCCATCGGCGCGTTCAGCTTCGTCGGCGCCGCCGGGGCGTCGATCGGCCAGGTGCTCGGCGGTGTGCTCACCCAGGCCGCCGGCTGGCACTGGATCTTCTTCATCAACCTGCCCATCGGGCTGGCGGCCGCGCTGTTGGCGGCGCGCGTGCTGGAGCCCGACCCGGCACGTCCCCCCGCCCGGGGCGCCGACGCCCTCGGCGCACTCCTGGTCACGACGGGCCTGATGACCGGCGTCTACACGATCGTCCAGACCGGCGGTCACGGCTGGGCCTCCGCACGCACCCTCGGCCTCGCCGCCCTGGCCGCGGCGCTCCTGGGATCCTTCGTGGTCCGCCAGGCGACGGCGGCGTCCCCGCTGCTGCCGCTGCGCATGTTCCGCTCACGCGAGGTCTCCGGAGCCAACCTCGTCCAAGTGCTGATGATCTCCGCCCTCTTCGGCTTCCAGATCCTCATGGCGCTCTACCTGCAGAACGTCCGGGGGTACGGTGCCGCCGCCACGGGGCTGGCCATGCTGCCCGCCGCGCTGTCCATCGGCACCGTCTCGCTGCTGCTCTCCGCCCGGCTGAGCGCGCGCTTCGGCGAGCGCCGCGTCCTGCTCACCGGGCTCGCCCTTCTCGTGGTGGCACTCGGTCTGCTCACCCGGCTGCCGGTCCACGCCGGTTACGCCGCCGACCTGCTGCCGACGATGCTGCTGGCGGCCGGCTTCGGCCTCGCCGTCTCCGCGCTGACGGTGCTCGGCATGTCCGGCGCGGGCCCCGAGGACGCGGGGGTCGCCTCGGGCCTGTTCAACACCACCCAGCAGGTGGGCGGCGCCCTCGGCGTCGCCGTCCTGTCCACCCTCGCCGGCTCCCGGACGCACGCCCTCGTCGCCGACGGGCACGACGCCGCGTCCGCCCTCACCGCGGGCTTCCGCCTCGCCTTCGGCACCGGCGCGGCCCTGCTCGCCGCGGCCTTCGTGCTCGCGCTGGTGATACTGCGGCCGCGGCGCGAACGGGACGTCCCTCCGCCGGCCTGA
- a CDS encoding tetratricopeptide repeat protein, whose product MKDQLRYAVLGPVRAWRGADEVDLGPPQQRAVLAALLLADGAQVSAGELIDAVWGTRTPASALGTLRTYVHRLRRALDPAGEGASSTIQSVGRGYQLRMPPDGLDLGIFQELLNRTERALDAGSPKEAAGHARAALALWQGSALSGVRGAYADSQRHRLGEQRLSGEAMLMRAEIDLGSHVQAVGKLTGLVSEHPLDERFREMLMLALYRSGRQAAALATYREGQELLAEELGVDPGPGLQRMFQRVLRADGDLVAPVAQARTDRTCTEQARTEQVDTARGQVPPAAATPAQLPAGPAPFVGREAELSVATGLPAESGAAVSVVTGMAGVGKTAFAVHWARQVADGFPDGQIFLNLRGFDHAGPPLGPEQALRTVLDALGASVGSEPQDVDALAALHRTWLAGKRVLLLLDNARDAAQVRPLLPGAPGCLVIVTSRDQMAGLVAVDGARPIPLDVLSASEGHSLLTRRLGGTRTAAEPEAVADIVAMCCRLPLALAITAGRAVTRPAMPLSVIAAELHDSAGDLDAFRSGDAAADVRAAFACSYRALGTDAARLFRMLALHPGPDIGPGAAASLGGFSMAHTRRLLDELLQAHLVDERCPGRFASHDLLGAYASELLDSTETEDEQDAGRRRLLDHYLHSAGHARRLFTSGRDDIGIPPAAPGAYVEEFARGGGGEAARRWFDAEHAALVACVGLASDRSFDTHAWRLAWAVRPYLDRRFGWHEIEVTHRAALGATRRLGDLLAEAHTLLGLARATATLGRMEEARGHMARSVELFVRTGDAATAGNAYRQAGWLAERLGDVRGALDYASQALELSRASGDAVTTARSLNAVGWYHALLGQYDQALVHCREAVPLHDAVGDVCGSADTHDSIGYAHHQLGRHEQAVSAYREALARYRAIGVLYGSADTLGRLGDTYLSMGRPADARDAWCDALDVFDAMGHGRGDDIRTRIKELDGGG is encoded by the coding sequence TTGAAGGACCAGTTGCGTTATGCCGTCCTGGGCCCGGTCAGGGCATGGCGGGGTGCGGACGAGGTCGACCTGGGACCGCCCCAGCAGCGGGCGGTGCTGGCCGCGCTCCTGCTGGCCGACGGTGCCCAGGTGTCGGCCGGCGAACTGATCGACGCGGTGTGGGGTACGCGGACGCCCGCTTCCGCGCTGGGCACGTTGCGCACCTACGTGCACCGGCTGCGCAGGGCACTGGACCCCGCCGGGGAGGGCGCGTCCTCCACGATCCAGTCCGTGGGGCGCGGTTACCAGCTCCGTATGCCACCGGACGGACTCGACCTCGGGATCTTCCAGGAGCTGCTCAACCGGACGGAGCGCGCCCTCGACGCGGGGAGCCCGAAGGAGGCGGCCGGGCACGCACGTGCGGCCCTGGCGCTGTGGCAGGGATCCGCCCTGTCGGGAGTCCGCGGCGCGTACGCGGACTCCCAGCGGCACAGGCTCGGTGAACAACGGCTGTCCGGCGAGGCGATGCTCATGAGGGCCGAGATCGACCTCGGTTCGCACGTGCAGGCGGTCGGCAAGCTGACCGGGCTCGTGAGCGAGCACCCGCTCGACGAGCGGTTCCGGGAGATGCTGATGCTCGCCCTCTACCGGTCGGGACGGCAGGCTGCGGCCCTGGCCACCTACCGCGAGGGACAGGAACTGCTGGCGGAGGAGCTCGGCGTCGACCCCGGCCCGGGCCTCCAGCGGATGTTCCAGCGCGTGCTGCGTGCGGACGGCGACCTCGTCGCCCCGGTGGCCCAGGCCCGTACGGACCGGACCTGTACGGAGCAGGCCCGTACGGAGCAGGTGGACACCGCCCGCGGGCAGGTGCCCCCCGCGGCGGCGACGCCCGCCCAATTGCCTGCGGGCCCGGCGCCGTTCGTCGGCCGGGAGGCCGAACTGTCCGTCGCGACGGGCCTGCCGGCGGAGAGCGGGGCGGCGGTGAGCGTCGTCACCGGCATGGCGGGTGTCGGGAAGACGGCATTCGCCGTCCACTGGGCCCGGCAGGTCGCCGACGGCTTCCCCGACGGGCAGATCTTCCTCAATCTGCGGGGCTTCGACCACGCGGGTCCTCCGCTCGGCCCGGAACAGGCCCTGCGCACGGTGCTGGACGCCCTGGGCGCCAGCGTCGGGAGCGAGCCGCAGGACGTCGACGCGCTGGCGGCCCTGCACCGGACCTGGCTCGCCGGGAAGCGCGTGCTGCTGCTCCTGGACAACGCGCGCGACGCCGCCCAGGTCCGGCCCCTGCTGCCGGGGGCGCCCGGATGCCTGGTGATCGTGACCAGCCGCGACCAGATGGCCGGCCTGGTGGCCGTCGACGGTGCCCGGCCGATCCCCCTGGACGTGCTGTCGGCGTCGGAGGGACACAGCCTCCTGACGCGTCGTCTCGGAGGTACCAGGACGGCGGCCGAGCCCGAGGCGGTCGCGGACATCGTCGCGATGTGCTGCCGGCTGCCGCTGGCGCTGGCGATCACCGCCGGCCGCGCGGTGACCCGCCCGGCCATGCCGCTGTCGGTCATCGCGGCGGAACTGCACGACAGCGCCGGTGACCTCGACGCCTTCCGCAGCGGCGACGCCGCGGCCGACGTCCGCGCCGCCTTCGCCTGCTCCTACCGGGCGCTCGGCACCGATGCCGCACGGCTGTTCCGGATGCTCGCGCTCCATCCGGGCCCCGACATCGGGCCGGGTGCCGCGGCGAGCCTCGGCGGGTTCTCCATGGCGCACACGCGCCGGTTGCTGGACGAACTGCTCCAGGCCCATCTCGTGGACGAGCGCTGCCCCGGCCGGTTCGCCTCGCACGACCTGTTGGGCGCGTACGCCTCCGAACTGCTCGACTCGACGGAGACGGAGGACGAGCAGGACGCGGGACGCCGCAGGCTGCTGGACCACTACCTGCACAGCGCCGGCCACGCGAGGCGGCTCTTCACCTCCGGCCGGGACGACATCGGCATACCCCCGGCGGCGCCGGGCGCGTACGTCGAGGAGTTCGCCCGCGGGGGCGGCGGCGAAGCGGCACGACGATGGTTCGACGCCGAGCACGCCGCGCTGGTCGCCTGCGTCGGCCTGGCCTCCGACCGGTCCTTCGACACGCACGCGTGGCGACTCGCCTGGGCCGTCAGGCCCTACCTGGACCGCCGGTTCGGATGGCACGAGATAGAGGTGACCCACCGGGCGGCCCTGGGCGCGACGCGCCGCCTGGGCGACCTGCTCGCCGAGGCGCACACCCTCCTGGGGCTCGCCCGGGCGACGGCGACGCTCGGTCGCATGGAGGAGGCCCGTGGGCACATGGCCCGCTCGGTGGAGCTGTTCGTCAGGACCGGGGACGCCGCCACCGCCGGGAACGCCTACCGCCAGGCCGGATGGCTGGCCGAGCGCCTGGGCGACGTACGCGGCGCGCTGGATTACGCCTCACAGGCACTGGAGTTGAGCCGGGCGAGCGGCGACGCCGTGACGACGGCACGCTCGCTCAACGCGGTCGGCTGGTACCACGCCCTGCTCGGACAGTACGACCAGGCCCTGGTCCACTGCCGGGAGGCCGTGCCCCTGCACGACGCGGTCGGTGACGTGTGCGGCTCGGCGGACACCCACGACAGCATCGGCTACGCCCATCATCAACTGGGCCGGCACGAGCAGGCCGTGTCCGCCTACCGGGAGGCCCTCGCCCGCTACCGCGCGATCGGCGTCCTGTACGGCAGTGCCGACACCCTCGGCCGGCTCGGCGACACCTACCTGAGCATGGGCCGGCCGGCGGACGCGCGGGACGCCTGGTGCGACGCCCTGGACGTCTTCGACGCGATGGGCCACGGGCGGGGCGACGACATCCGGACCAGGATCAAGGAGCTGGACGGGGGCGGTTAG
- a CDS encoding DUF4255 domain-containing protein encodes MIHEVDEALRRLLSARALPGGAADIVFDAPTRAWATRREAPTVNAHLYDVREETAAREHGTAALRDPAGTFTAHRRPPRWFRLSYLLTAWADRAEDEHRLLSAVLSCLLPHESLPAGYLEGALADLGLTVPLVIGTRQDEPRSGADTRSALGGELKPSLEVVVTMPVAVHTDHTVPRQVLEPRVAMVHDFPRRP; translated from the coding sequence GTGATCCACGAGGTTGACGAGGCACTGCGGCGCCTGCTGTCCGCGCGGGCGCTGCCGGGCGGGGCCGCGGACATCGTCTTCGACGCTCCCACCCGCGCCTGGGCGACCCGGCGCGAGGCTCCCACCGTGAACGCGCACCTCTACGACGTGCGGGAGGAGACGGCCGCTCGGGAGCACGGTACGGCGGCACTGCGCGATCCCGCCGGCACGTTCACCGCGCATCGGCGACCGCCCCGCTGGTTCCGGCTGTCGTACCTGCTCACGGCGTGGGCCGACCGCGCCGAGGACGAGCACCGGCTCCTCTCCGCGGTCCTGTCCTGCCTGCTCCCCCACGAGTCACTGCCGGCCGGGTACCTCGAAGGAGCCCTGGCGGACCTCGGCCTGACCGTTCCCCTCGTGATCGGGACCCGGCAGGACGAGCCCCGATCCGGCGCGGACACCCGGTCCGCCCTCGGCGGGGAGCTCAAGCCCTCGCTGGAGGTCGTGGTGACCATGCCGGTGGCGGTCCACACGGACCACACGGTGCCGCGGCAGGTCCTGGAGCCGAGGGTGGCGATGGTGCACGACTTCCCCCGGCGGCCGTGA
- a CDS encoding GNAT family N-acetyltransferase: MTRVQDPLAPVASAYTDVVEGLAGVATGRTRRGAGGALLAVTGAPVASLNGILAPALEPSAEEIAALAASEPWDVPWSIYVRGVPAAEVTEVAARHGLTRFDRTPLMIRNAAEGMPPEPVDWSLTVRALDGGELGLYAKVMAEGFEAPYAFFSMFADPGIARIEGFTCYLAEVDGVPVGTGLGAVAGGLTGIFNISTLPEYRRRGYGRAVTMEIVRAGHAAGATTAYLYASSMGESVYASAGFRTEEQLTMISAPQQA; encoded by the coding sequence ATGACCCGAGTCCAGGACCCGCTCGCGCCGGTCGCATCCGCCTACACCGACGTCGTGGAGGGACTGGCCGGCGTGGCCACCGGACGCACCCGCAGGGGTGCGGGCGGCGCCCTGCTGGCCGTCACCGGGGCGCCGGTCGCCTCGCTGAACGGCATCCTCGCCCCGGCGCTGGAACCGAGTGCGGAAGAGATAGCCGCGCTGGCGGCCTCCGAGCCGTGGGACGTCCCCTGGAGCATCTACGTGCGCGGGGTACCCGCAGCCGAGGTCACCGAGGTGGCGGCGCGGCACGGGCTGACCCGGTTCGACCGCACACCGCTCATGATCAGGAATGCAGCCGAGGGAATGCCGCCGGAGCCCGTCGACTGGTCCCTGACCGTCCGCGCGCTGGACGGCGGCGAACTCGGCCTGTACGCCAAGGTGATGGCGGAGGGCTTCGAAGCACCGTACGCGTTCTTCAGCATGTTCGCCGATCCGGGCATCGCCCGCATCGAGGGCTTCACCTGCTACCTGGCCGAGGTGGATGGCGTTCCGGTGGGGACGGGGCTGGGAGCCGTGGCCGGTGGTCTGACGGGGATCTTCAACATCTCCACGCTCCCGGAGTACCGGCGCCGCGGCTACGGGAGGGCCGTCACCATGGAGATCGTGCGCGCGGGCCACGCCGCCGGTGCCACCACCGCGTACCTCTACGCGAGCAGCATGGGCGAATCCGTGTACGCCTCGGCGGGCTTCCGCACCGAGGAGCAGCTGACCATGATCTCGGCCCCGCAGCAGGCGTGA
- a CDS encoding VOC family protein has product MKTTSFVPGTPCWTDLSSPDIEASRAFYGGLFGWDSQAGPPEAGGYTFFSLRGEHVAAVGPVMAEGDRPRWITYMATSDVTDTAKAVEAAGGSVCVPPMAVFDQGSFAQFTDPHGAEFAAWQPGRFSGAGLLDEPGALCWIELNTRDVDGSRAFYRNVFGWTGETHPFAGDSSYTELEVEGTDRKFGGILLMNDAWPQEIPQHWMHYFSVADTDAAAARATELGGSVSVPPFDLEHVGRVAVLDDPHGAYFSVITRPAQGGKG; this is encoded by the coding sequence ATGAAGACCACGTCGTTCGTTCCCGGCACACCCTGCTGGACCGATCTGAGCAGTCCCGACATCGAGGCCTCCCGTGCGTTCTACGGCGGCCTGTTCGGCTGGGACTCCCAGGCGGGCCCCCCGGAGGCCGGGGGATACACCTTCTTCAGCCTGCGCGGCGAGCACGTGGCGGCCGTCGGGCCCGTGATGGCCGAGGGCGACCGGCCGCGGTGGATCACCTACATGGCCACGAGCGACGTGACCGACACGGCCAAGGCGGTCGAGGCGGCGGGCGGCTCGGTGTGCGTACCGCCGATGGCGGTCTTCGACCAGGGCAGCTTCGCGCAGTTCACGGACCCGCACGGGGCGGAGTTCGCCGCGTGGCAGCCGGGCCGGTTCAGCGGCGCGGGCCTGCTCGACGAGCCGGGAGCGCTGTGCTGGATCGAGCTCAACACCCGGGACGTGGACGGCTCCCGCGCCTTCTACCGCAACGTCTTCGGCTGGACGGGCGAGACCCACCCGTTCGCCGGGGACAGCTCGTACACCGAGCTCGAAGTGGAGGGAACGGACCGGAAGTTCGGCGGCATCCTGCTCATGAACGACGCCTGGCCGCAGGAGATACCCCAGCACTGGATGCACTACTTCTCCGTCGCCGACACCGACGCGGCCGCCGCGCGGGCCACCGAGCTCGGGGGCAGCGTCTCCGTGCCGCCGTTCGACCTCGAGCACGTCGGGCGGGTCGCCGTGCTCGACGATCCGCACGGCGCGTACTTCTCGGTGATCACCCGCCCCGCGCAGGGCGGGAAGGGCTGA
- a CDS encoding GNAT family N-acetyltransferase, with product MKIPSDILPLLESAEAEEMFEFEGLVSGQDRVDLAMAAARLHGGVCLSVGDDPDSFWSRALGFGFGTPVTAGLVADVLDFYAAHRPGLAVLQFAPSVLPADWDRIAEKFALQGSAGVVKFAAPVEDVIAAGRSLRLGDGLSVEVVRPRHAAEWARTVATAMGIGGRCFPPAAVATTGHPSWRPFGVWDGEGNIVAGGNVRIHGRVASLFAGGTLPQARDLGAQGALIHARALAAREAGCEWLVVETGPSTPEDPNPSYRNMLRYGFGIAYRRPSWIWRPTGA from the coding sequence ATGAAGATTCCGAGCGACATCCTTCCCCTCCTGGAGTCGGCGGAGGCGGAGGAGATGTTCGAGTTCGAGGGTCTGGTGTCCGGACAGGACCGCGTCGACCTGGCCATGGCGGCGGCACGGCTCCACGGAGGCGTCTGCCTGTCGGTCGGTGACGACCCCGACAGCTTCTGGAGCAGGGCGCTCGGGTTCGGCTTCGGGACACCGGTCACCGCGGGCCTCGTCGCCGACGTGCTCGACTTCTACGCGGCTCACCGGCCCGGCCTGGCCGTTCTCCAGTTCGCGCCCTCCGTGCTGCCCGCGGACTGGGACCGGATCGCCGAGAAGTTCGCGCTGCAGGGCAGCGCGGGAGTGGTCAAGTTCGCGGCTCCGGTGGAGGACGTCATCGCCGCCGGCCGCTCCCTCCGCCTGGGTGACGGCCTGTCCGTGGAGGTCGTACGACCGCGGCACGCCGCGGAGTGGGCGCGTACGGTCGCCACCGCGATGGGGATCGGCGGACGGTGCTTCCCGCCCGCCGCCGTCGCCACGACGGGGCATCCCTCATGGCGTCCCTTCGGTGTGTGGGACGGCGAGGGGAACATCGTCGCGGGAGGCAACGTCCGGATCCACGGCCGGGTGGCCTCCCTCTTCGCGGGAGGGACCCTGCCGCAGGCGCGCGACCTCGGGGCGCAGGGGGCCCTCATCCACGCCCGCGCCCTGGCGGCCCGGGAGGCGGGCTGCGAGTGGCTCGTCGTGGAGACCGGGCCCTCGACCCCGGAAGACCCGAACCCCTCCTACCGGAACATGCTGCGGTACGGCTTCGGGATCGCCTATCGGCGGCCGAGCTGGATCTGGCGACCGACCGGCGCGTAA
- a CDS encoding helix-turn-helix domain-containing protein translates to MADLVTSGWIEFLGGRKRHAVKPGQICIRDTKSSWEFSCSPATTAHVISIPRHLVVPHLGSLKALSDAYVSDVDVPEVRFFVNFLETIKRSSGELEGSVAAQRMARDALATLFSRIISERPGPRLDDHPGAVVVAAKNVIEKHLESGDLSPPMVARSVGVSLRTLHRCFSASDDSVMAFARRRRLQRAHDELMNVGGAAGMSEIAARWHFSDASHFIRHFKSFYGATPAAYLRDQRKVGPS, encoded by the coding sequence GTGGCCGATCTGGTGACCTCGGGCTGGATCGAGTTCCTGGGCGGGAGGAAAAGGCATGCGGTCAAGCCCGGGCAGATCTGCATTCGCGACACCAAGTCCTCCTGGGAGTTCTCCTGCTCGCCGGCGACGACCGCGCACGTCATATCGATCCCGCGGCACCTCGTCGTTCCGCACCTCGGATCGCTCAAGGCGCTCAGCGACGCGTACGTGTCGGACGTCGACGTCCCCGAGGTCCGGTTCTTCGTCAACTTCCTTGAAACGATCAAGAGGAGCAGCGGTGAACTGGAGGGTTCGGTCGCCGCGCAGCGGATGGCCAGGGACGCCCTGGCCACGCTGTTCTCCCGGATCATCTCGGAGCGCCCCGGCCCGCGGCTGGACGACCACCCCGGGGCCGTCGTGGTCGCCGCCAAGAACGTCATAGAGAAGCACCTGGAGAGCGGTGACCTGTCCCCTCCGATGGTCGCCCGGAGCGTCGGGGTGTCCCTGCGGACGCTGCACCGGTGCTTCTCGGCGTCGGACGACTCCGTCATGGCGTTCGCCCGGCGGAGGCGGTTGCAGAGGGCGCACGACGAGCTCATGAACGTGGGCGGCGCGGCCGGGATGTCGGAGATCGCGGCGCGTTGGCACTTCTCGGACGCCAGTCACTTCATCAGGCACTTCAAATCGTTCTACGGGGCCACTCCGGCCGCGTACTTGAGAGACCAGAGAAAGGTCGGTCCGTCATGA
- a CDS encoding YdbC family protein, which produces MLVKWIRCGIVDRAGFERGQRKWANGLTGEPGFRGQGGGWSRSQPGVAHLFAFWEDREYYDAFMAGAHDRLAAAQAGTYESLGVKLFEHRLDVKVGFRPRFADSDLLRLAHCKVRPDRVEHFVLMQEKVWNPAMAGSPGMLRGVFAQGPESDFLVLSMWDSASEHAKYRDGSILRLSERADLDADVLTVAGDVVDLEQAWSI; this is translated from the coding sequence GTGCTGGTGAAGTGGATTCGCTGCGGAATCGTCGATCGCGCCGGATTCGAGCGCGGGCAGCGGAAATGGGCCAACGGGCTCACGGGGGAGCCGGGGTTCCGGGGGCAGGGCGGCGGCTGGAGCCGCAGCCAGCCGGGCGTCGCGCACCTCTTCGCGTTCTGGGAGGACCGCGAGTACTACGACGCCTTCATGGCCGGCGCGCACGACCGCCTCGCGGCCGCCCAGGCCGGCACCTACGAGAGCCTCGGCGTCAAGCTCTTCGAGCACCGCCTGGACGTCAAGGTCGGCTTCCGCCCCCGCTTCGCCGACAGCGACCTGCTGCGGCTGGCGCACTGCAAGGTGCGGCCGGACCGTGTCGAGCACTTCGTGCTGATGCAGGAGAAGGTCTGGAACCCGGCCATGGCCGGATCCCCGGGGATGCTGCGGGGGGTCTTCGCGCAGGGACCCGAGTCCGACTTCCTGGTGCTGTCCATGTGGGACTCGGCGTCCGAGCACGCCAAGTACCGGGACGGCTCCATCCTGCGACTGTCCGAACGTGCCGATCTCGACGCCGACGTGCTCACCGTCGCCGGTGACGTCGTCGACCTGGAACAGGCCTGGTCGATATGA
- a CDS encoding ricin-type beta-trefoil lectin domain protein: MAASPDEPTAADDEAGAVRRPGPAPLPRRTRRTNAIAEADATRSRNPPDWSTHRTVTMRAGQAAALPVEPEDTSGGSPSGYADGFAAGLAFASYPEATAAEDDPTPGAEPHGDAGREGTALVASPGRRPRRLLLLGACLVAGLLVCVPFLVRGSDSGEGGSTAAPRPGSAPGIGSSPAGTVPASPLDVTRPSPGRTPGRPSAGVAASDAPPSPRDPEVGEAAPGAESGEVPASGGPSSSEVVPGVAIRSHASRRCIDAGSAEGVPLRLRDCTVGAGQSWRIVPEDRSIRIAATCMDVAGGSTADGAAVRLVDCNGAASQRFRLNPAHDLVNLQAHKCVEATDAHGGDGTTLRLWTCTGADNQKWSAG; the protein is encoded by the coding sequence ATGGCAGCCTCTCCTGACGAGCCGACGGCTGCGGACGACGAGGCGGGGGCCGTGCGCCGCCCCGGCCCCGCACCGCTGCCCCGGCGGACGCGGAGGACGAACGCGATCGCCGAGGCCGACGCCACCAGGAGCCGGAACCCCCCTGACTGGTCCACGCACAGGACCGTGACGATGCGCGCCGGCCAGGCCGCCGCCCTTCCGGTCGAACCCGAGGACACGTCCGGGGGGTCGCCCTCCGGCTACGCGGACGGATTCGCGGCCGGGCTCGCCTTCGCCTCGTACCCCGAGGCGACCGCGGCCGAGGACGATCCGACGCCCGGGGCCGAACCGCACGGGGACGCCGGCCGGGAGGGGACCGCGCTTGTGGCCTCCCCCGGCCGCAGGCCCCGCCGGCTGCTGCTGCTGGGTGCCTGTCTGGTGGCCGGCCTGCTGGTGTGCGTTCCCTTCCTGGTACGGGGTTCGGACTCCGGCGAGGGCGGTTCGACGGCCGCCCCCCGCCCCGGCTCGGCGCCGGGCATCGGGTCCTCCCCGGCCGGCACCGTCCCGGCGAGCCCGCTCGACGTGACACGTCCGTCCCCGGGACGGACTCCGGGGCGGCCGTCCGCGGGCGTTGCCGCGAGCGACGCCCCGCCGTCCCCTCGGGATCCCGAGGTGGGCGAGGCCGCCCCCGGAGCGGAGAGCGGCGAGGTTCCCGCCTCCGGGGGACCCTCCTCCTCCGAGGTGGTTCCCGGTGTGGCGATACGGAGTCACGCTTCCCGAAGGTGCATCGACGCGGGCTCCGCGGAGGGCGTGCCGCTGAGGCTCCGGGACTGCACGGTCGGCGCCGGACAGTCGTGGCGGATCGTGCCGGAGGACAGGAGCATCCGGATCGCGGCCACGTGCATGGACGTCGCGGGCGGATCCACGGCCGACGGTGCGGCCGTCCGGCTGGTCGACTGCAACGGCGCCGCATCCCAGAGGTTCCGGCTCAACCCCGCCCACGACCTGGTCAACCTCCAGGCCCACAAGTGCGTGGAGGCCACGGACGCGCACGGAGGCGACGGCACGACGCTGCGGCTGTGGACCTGTACGGGCGCGGACAACCAGAAGTGGAGTGCCGGCTGA
- a CDS encoding VOC family protein, whose product MDALYPRLLVEDFDTAARFWTAALRDLLGIEPVKVIPQAGYANWDLGGEAALTLFSRAALARAIGTEALPAHAPAQDAAMLVLRVDDVEAAAGKLTAHGASVVTEPRDRPEWGAGLRTAHLRTPDGSLVELQSY is encoded by the coding sequence ATGGACGCCCTGTACCCGCGCCTCCTCGTCGAGGACTTCGACACCGCCGCCCGCTTCTGGACCGCAGCCCTGCGCGACCTGCTCGGCATAGAGCCCGTCAAGGTGATCCCGCAGGCCGGATACGCCAACTGGGACCTGGGCGGCGAAGCCGCCCTCACCCTCTTCTCCCGTGCCGCGCTCGCCCGTGCGATCGGCACCGAGGCCCTGCCCGCGCACGCCCCCGCACAGGACGCGGCCATGCTCGTCCTGCGGGTGGACGACGTCGAGGCGGCCGCGGGGAAGCTGACCGCGCACGGTGCGAGCGTCGTGACCGAACCCCGGGACCGGCCCGAGTGGGGCGCCGGGCTGCGGACCGCGCATCTGCGCACACCGGACGGCAGCCTCGTGGAGCTCCAGTCGTACTGA
- a CDS encoding antibiotic biosynthesis monooxygenase → MCAIHAADDGSTEPMNDTPEATWPLTDAQPGQVVVIARWSPGPGSRDTVLATLTALVRASRDEPGCLGYQVFHPDGTDDGDIVLVERYEDRAALQAHRDSPHFRGLALERVIPLLRDRHAVVTTVV, encoded by the coding sequence GTGTGTGCCATCCACGCCGCGGACGACGGGAGCACCGAGCCGATGAACGACACCCCCGAGGCAACGTGGCCACTGACCGACGCCCAGCCGGGCCAGGTCGTCGTGATCGCCCGGTGGAGCCCCGGGCCCGGCAGCCGCGACACCGTCCTCGCCACGCTCACGGCACTGGTACGGGCCTCCCGGGACGAACCGGGCTGCCTGGGCTACCAGGTCTTCCACCCGGATGGGACCGACGACGGGGACATCGTGCTGGTCGAGCGCTACGAGGACCGGGCGGCCCTCCAGGCCCACCGCGACAGCCCCCACTTCCGCGGCCTCGCCCTGGAGCGCGTCATCCCGCTCCTGAGGGACCGTCACGCGGTCGTCACCACCGTCGTGTGA